The DNA window TCAGAAAAATCTTGCTTTTCCAATGATAGGGTAAGGCTCATGATGAAAGATTGACCTGTCAGTTTATAGAGGTtgccttttctttttatccTCAGCATCTTTACATGCATTGTGAAATATCCGTCGGAAATTTCAAACCATCATCAAGTGCAAAATCCTGCAGCGTACAACCAGCTAACAAAACGGTATATTGAATTTTGGTTGTACTGTGAGTGTTATTTTCAGAATTGGACTAGTCCTAATTTGGATCATTTCTTCAGATGGGAAGAGTTGTACGGTTCAAATGATGCTTGCCTCTGCTGCGACTCCACGTGTTTGTCGTCTGACCTCTCTGGTAAGAAATGTCAAGTGATTTTTTAGGGCAAATTATGCTGTTGGAATATAGATCTTTTCATAGCACTGCATTAAGGAAGAGTAAATGCAATGATGATGTTAAGATGTCAGAAAAAGTCTTGCCACATCATGGAGGTTTTATAAGATTGAACCTGTTCTCTGACTTTAGAATCTAAGGTTTACGTCAAGCCCTaatttatgaatacatttacagtGTCCAGTAAGGTCATCACCAGTGAGCCCTGGGTCATGGAGTCTGAATTAGAAATTGACAGTGAAGAGCAAACCTCTCCATTCATGACAGAGGAGGTAGGAACAGGTTTTGTTGAAGTAATAACAACACAGACAGCTGAGACTGGACCTCGTCGTGTTGTGGCAGACCCAGCCGCGGTGAAGGAAGTCGATACATTTGTGGAGCCACGCAGAATATTTGAGGAGGTATTTGGAATGGACTAAACAAAAAGGACTGACTAAAAGACTTTTATGATTTACTTTTGAGTTAAATTGCACGTGATTTGTTAAACAATACATGATGCACACTTTTGATAATGTATCACTAAAATATGCACCATATGTCTGTGAGACAATTATGTCTTGGGAATTGCTACTGTAAAGCACACAAAAACTACACTACACTGTAATACACAATGGTTTTTAGCAGtggaaaattattaaatgttattttttgttctcCAAACTAAAAAAGAATATGGTTGAGCACAAACATTCTGAAATGGATATTCTTTTGACCGAATACATTGTTGGtaaagtctatttaaaaaaaaaaagcacattaataaaGTTCACAGATGCATTAAGTGAGCTACATGGTTTATTGGTTTGAAATATAACGTTACATTGGGCAAAGTATttgatttaaagaaaactgtacaaaaaagaACATGCTTACAAaggaatattacattttaaaacagagatGAGTATGCATGGGTTTGGGCAATGTTAGAGAAGTCCTTTCAATGCcttatataaaacatgcatgacatatttacaatttaGCCCAGAAGACGTACAGCTTTGTTtgatatgcatatatatactgtacaaaagATGGAGTGAGATGGAGAACTGTTTGGAGTTGCTACAAATGTTTTTGCACTGGATGAGGGATCAAGAATAGTTGCTGTTTTGTTATGATATGAAATCCAGGGCTTAAaaatttgattgttttagtAATAAGAGTTCAAATGAGAGTGAGTGCTGGGATGTCGTGGCATGGGTGAGCTTGGATAGACCACTCCGGTTGCAGAGTTCCAGTAGGTGGTTGGAGGCCCAAAGAAATTCCCAGTGGAAACGGGCATAGGGGTTGAATGAGTGCCCATGAAGTTCATTTTTGGCTGGTGACTGTGGTAGCTTTGCACATACGGCACTTCAGCCTGGTATTTGAGCACGCCCCCTTCTGGAGGATGGTTTTGGTGGGCTTGGGAGATGCCCTGGAAATCGAATTTGTATGCATAGCGTTTGCCATGCACCTTGGTCATGATGTTCTTGTCATAGTAGTAGCGGAGGGCCCGGCTGAGCTTGTCATAGTTCATGTTAGGCTTGCTCTTCCGCTCCCCCCAGCGCTTGGCCACCTCATCTGGGTCGGTCATCTTGAATTCTCCATTAGTGCCCTCCCAGGTGATGATGGCGGCATtgttgctgtcagaaagcagcTCCAACAAGAACTGCCACAGCTGGATTTGACCAGAGCCTGTGTGGAAAATAAAGTGTGTCAGAGATTTTTAGCAGTGAATGAAAGGGCTTTTTAGGacaggttgtttttttgttttgttttttttttcccaaatgtgACCTTTTTAATGTATGCTGTACACAGAAACAGAATGTGGGTCGGTCAGACACCTACCCACAGTCCTGTCAGTGCTGGTGACGGGCAGGTTGTTAGAATTGTGTTTGGTCGGTCGGATCTTGGTGTGGAATGGTTTCGTTTCTGTGTAAAGAAGGTCGGGCAAACATCATACTAATAGTCAAACTAATCATGATGTACTTGGTTTGTGTGCAgcaatagtttttttccccaaatgtaAAAGTTCAACCGTCACTTCTGGTGTTTAATATcttcactgaataaaagtcAGTCTGACCCCatactttttaatgataaatgtatacatgttatttaaattatttaaaaaaaataatggtaatGAATTTTGTCCTAGGCATGTTTAATTTGTCCAAATTATATTAACAACAGGAATTAAGTTATTAACATATAGCTGATATACAGTAACTGTAAACATATATGGTTAATctcatgtattatttaaaggggtcatatgatgcgattttaaatttacaagctgtgtgttacaagctgttgcatagataagatccctgaAGTTGCAAAGGTAAAAGTTTCAAAACTAAAGAGATTCTTTATAAAAGCTGACTTGTCCAGATCCTCCAAAAGTGACTaatttaaacacgcccccaatTTTCTACTTCACAtagtgggtttatttttataacacaaCCCAAATGTTTTCGCAGAGAAAGAAGGCCGAGCTGTTATTCTCGCTGTGGGCGCCATGTTCAGGAGAAGCTGTGTGTCatagtgaaactactttgtttgtgctttcaAAAAAGGGCACAACTAGAAATTAGTGTTTAAGTTGTATTCACAATGCTGTTTTAACCCAagtattagagtgtgttcagcgcGTTTATGGAGGACTGACTCTTACAACCTGTAGAGCAGCATATACAGGCTGTGCACAAAGACTATAAAACAATTCTacctctgcaaggacagtctgacgcttctgactcacaaacctttaagttacgttttcttattaaaagaacctgatAATTACTATTCAAACACAAGTTTTGAGCAACGTACAGTAATGCTTCTTATTTGTCgtttctctgatcacaaatgcagacatggtgttatgttgaCGAGGTGCAATGCggtgtgtaacaggacattactaagtcatgataatcagtaattatgtctccactggatgcGACAAATGCTGTGTTTGTAATGGCGCCGGGACGTAGCATCACGTTATGATGAGGGGCataacatttttgtcacatGCTTGCAGTAGTCGGCCAATCGTAGTGCACTgtatagctggccaatcagagcacaaaTCGACCTATTTCAGAAGGAGGGGCTTAAAGGGAGGAACAAATGTACAGtgtgtggaaaatgtgttttttgcaccttaaaccacataaaccaTTTGCTTTATACcaaatactgttatttttagcaacatcatatgacccatTTAATTATAATAGGGCAAAACGTTGTGCCCAGTATGTGCATCCCAAGATTACATACCCTAAAAAGGCCACATTtgttaataatttgacaatgcTTCTTATACAAGTTTTCTGAATCGTCACTTACCTGGATTTGCAAGACGGCTGCTAATAGGACCTAATGCTTGGTAGGGGTCTGCGAAGTTGGAAATGTACAATACTGATTAGATATTTTGAGGTGTAGTTTAccattcaattcaattcaattcaaaagcAGTTTCATAGAGTTATTAAAAGGGCACTTGTCGACCTTGTGGAAGTCTTGGTGGAGGCTCTGTAATTCTGGTGTTGTGCTGATGTTCGATTGGAGAACCTGTAAGATTTAAAGaagttgttctgtttttttcttttttaaacatttcatatttatgtaatataattatgtaacaTGATGTTTTGTGAACGCAGAGCAACCTTTTGGGACAGCTGGTAAGGCATTTGAGGACCAACTGTTCCTTCTGCCGATCTCCTCAAAGTTGTTTTCTGTGCCGAGGAAAAGTCAGATAGGAGCCGTTAACAAAAGGGAGATTTTACAGGAAAGGATGGCTTTAAAGAGTAAGGAGAAGGGCAGCCACAGAAGGAAGGAAGCTCTGCATTAAAGATCCCTAAGGAGAAATGCAGGGCAGAACAAAGCCAGCAGCAAAACCGTAAGAAGACCTGAAGATGGCACACAATTCCTCAGGGCGATTGTCCTTTTGTTCTAACTGATTCTCTTTACCACAGAATAGTCAATTGTATCCTAGCCTGAGCTCTACACCCCTTACTTCCTGTCCTGATGCAGCTGTTTCCTGTCTGAAAGTGCAATGATTCAAAAACCTTGCAACACTTGGGGCAAAATTcattgaagaaacaaactataGTCTGCATAGGACCTCTCTAGATCTTAGCCATTGG is part of the Puntigrus tetrazona isolate hp1 chromosome 16, ASM1883169v1, whole genome shotgun sequence genome and encodes:
- the fli1rs gene encoding fli-1 proto-oncogene, ETS transcription factor-related sequence isoform X4; amino-acid sequence: MDCTIKEALSVVSENQSIFESPFSGPQAMHMKGEITSPAVFRQGSEESIEPTEPDWTGSATQNPAKRAEHINGTSRESPVDCSVTKRSRHMSNSDGGPMAYQASYPEPRSSPQTATPPSSTTEEKRVIVPADPEVWTQDHVRQWVEWAIKEYGLSDVDVSLFHTLHGKELCKMTKEDMMRLTTAYNTDILLSHLNYLRESSPTFSYPATPTNTQPQPRLQVKAENNFEEIGRRNSWSSNALPAVPKGSPIEHQHNTRITEPPPRLPQDPYQALGPISSRLANPGSGQIQLWQFLLELLSDSNNAAIITWEGTNGEFKMTDPDEVAKRWGERKSKPNMNYDKLSRALRYYYDKNIMTKVHGKRYAYKFDFQGISQAHQNHPPEGGVLKYQAEVPYVQSYHSHQPKMNFMGTHSTPMPVSTGNFFGPPTTYWNSATGVVYPSSPMPRHPSTHSHLNSYY
- the fli1rs gene encoding fli-1 proto-oncogene, ETS transcription factor-related sequence isoform X2, with the translated sequence MDCTIKEALSVVSENQSIFESPFSGPQAMHMKGEITSPAVFRQGSEESIEPTEPDWTGSATQNPAKRAEHINGTSRESPVDCSVTKRSRHMSNSDGGPMAYQASYPEPRSSPQTATPPSSTTEEKRVIVPADPEVWTQDHVRQWVEWAIKEYGLSDVDVSLFHTLHGKELCKMTKEDMMRLTTAYNTDILLSHLNYLRESSPTFSYPATPTNTQPQPRLQVKAENNFEEIGRRNSWSSNALPAVPKGSPIEHQHNTRITEPPPRLPQDPYQALGPISSRLANPETKPFHTKIRPTKHNSNNLPVTSTDRTVGSGQIQLWQFLLELLSDSNNAAIITWEGTNGEFKMTDPDEVAKRWGERKSKPNMNYDKLSRALRYYYDKNIMTKVHGKRYAYKFDFQGISQAHQNHPPEGGVLKYQAEVPYVQSYHSHQPKMNFMGTHSTPMPVSTGNFFGPPTTYWNSATGVVYPSSPMPRHPSTHSHLNSYY
- the fli1rs gene encoding fli-1 proto-oncogene, ETS transcription factor-related sequence isoform X5, with the translated sequence MHMKGEITSPAVFRQGSEESIEPTEPDWTGSATQNPAKRAEHINGTSRESPVDCSVTKRSRHMSNSDGGPMAYQASYPEPRSSPQTATPPSSTTEEKRVIVPADPEVWTQDHVRQWVEWAIKEYGLSDVDVSLFHTLHGKELCKMTKEDMMRLTTAYNTDILLSHLNYLRESSPTFSYPATPTNTQPQPRLQVKAENNFEEIGRRNSWSSNALPAVPKGSPIEHQHNTRITEPPPRLPQDPYQALGPISSRLANPETKPFHTKIRPTKHNSNNLPVTSTDRTVGSGQIQLWQFLLELLSDSNNAAIITWEGTNGEFKMTDPDEVAKRWGERKSKPNMNYDKLSRALRYYYDKNIMTKVHGKRYAYKFDFQGISQAHQNHPPEGGVLKYQAEVPYVQSYHSHQPKMNFMGTHSTPMPVSTGNFFGPPTTYWNSATGVVYPSSPMPRHPSTHSHLNSYY
- the fli1rs gene encoding fli-1 proto-oncogene, ETS transcription factor-related sequence isoform X1 yields the protein MAGRSRGRWLYGANKKEALSVVSENQSIFESPFSGPQAMHMKGEITSPAVFRQGSEESIEPTEPDWTGSATQNPAKRAEHINGTSRESPVDCSVTKRSRHMSNSDGGPMAYQASYPEPRSSPQTATPPSSTTEEKRVIVPADPEVWTQDHVRQWVEWAIKEYGLSDVDVSLFHTLHGKELCKMTKEDMMRLTTAYNTDILLSHLNYLRESSPTFSYPATPTNTQPQPRLQVKAENNFEEIGRRNSWSSNALPAVPKGSPIEHQHNTRITEPPPRLPQDPYQALGPISSRLANPETKPFHTKIRPTKHNSNNLPVTSTDRTVGSGQIQLWQFLLELLSDSNNAAIITWEGTNGEFKMTDPDEVAKRWGERKSKPNMNYDKLSRALRYYYDKNIMTKVHGKRYAYKFDFQGISQAHQNHPPEGGVLKYQAEVPYVQSYHSHQPKMNFMGTHSTPMPVSTGNFFGPPTTYWNSATGVVYPSSPMPRHPSTHSHLNSYY
- the fli1rs gene encoding fli-1 proto-oncogene, ETS transcription factor-related sequence isoform X3, translated to MAGRSRGRWLYGANKKEALSVVSENQSIFESPFSGPQAMHMKGEITSPAVFRQGSEESIEPTEPDWTGSATQNPAKRAEHINGTSRESPVDCSVTKRSRHMSNSDGGPMAYQASYPEPRSSPQTATPPSSTTEEKRVIVPADPEVWTQDHVRQWVEWAIKEYGLSDVDVSLFHTLHGKELCKMTKEDMMRLTTAYNTDILLSHLNYLRESSPTFSYPATPTNTQPQPRLQVKAENNFEEIGRRNSWSSNALPAVPKGSPIEHQHNTRITEPPPRLPQDPYQALGPISSRLANPGSGQIQLWQFLLELLSDSNNAAIITWEGTNGEFKMTDPDEVAKRWGERKSKPNMNYDKLSRALRYYYDKNIMTKVHGKRYAYKFDFQGISQAHQNHPPEGGVLKYQAEVPYVQSYHSHQPKMNFMGTHSTPMPVSTGNFFGPPTTYWNSATGVVYPSSPMPRHPSTHSHLNSYY